Proteins found in one Zea mays cultivar B73 chromosome 1, Zm-B73-REFERENCE-NAM-5.0, whole genome shotgun sequence genomic segment:
- the LOC100191531 gene encoding putative bifunctional inhibitor/LTP/seed storage protein family precursor, which translates to MATRRQWWWWCLLLLAAWCCAAAAQSPPAADPLQSKCQGDFGKLTDCMDYATGHAASPSSTCCGDAGDTEKARPECLCYIIQQTHTGRNQVQSLGLRFDRLMALPAACNLPNSNVSLCITLLNLKPGSADYALFANASKITPSAGGNPASDSAAGSGVKLRAGVSGGVALAVVSAIASSLF; encoded by the exons ATGGCCACGAGGaggcagtggtggtggtggtgcctgctgctgctggcgGCGTGGTGCTGCGCCGCGGCCGCGCAGTCGCCGCCGGCGGCGGACCCGCTGCAGAGCAAGTGCCAGGGGGACTTCGGGAAGCTGACGGACTGCATGGACTACGCGACGGGGCACGCGGCGTCGCCCTCGTCCACCTGCTGCGGCGACGCCGGCGACACGGAGAAGGCGCGCCCCGAGTGCCTCTGCTACATCATCCAGCAGACGCACACGGGGCGCAACCAGGTGCAGTCGCTCGGACTGCGCTTCGACCGACTCATGGCGCTCCCCGCCGCCTGCAACCTCCCCAACTCCAACGTCTCGCTCTGCATCA CCCTGCTGAACCTGAAGCCGGGCTCTGCGGACTACGCCCTCTTCGCCAACGCCTCCAAGA TCACGCCGTCAGCCGGCGGCAACCCTGCGAGCGACAGCGCCGCGGGCAGCGGCGTCAAGCTCCGGGCTGGGGTCAGCGGCGGCGTCGCGCTCGCCGTGGTCTCCGCGATCGCCTCGTCACTCTTCTGA
- the LOC100281371 gene encoding transmembrane emp24 domain-containing protein p24beta2-like isoform X1 has product MEGLSWRTVCCLSVLCAVLFLRPAEGIRFVIDREECFSHNVEYEGDTVHVSFVVIKADTPWHYSEEGVDLVVKDPNGAQVRDSRDKTSDKFEFIVQKRGVHRFCFTNKSPYHETIDFDVHVGHFSYFEQHAKDEHFAPLFEQIGKLDEALYNIQFEQHWLEAQTDRQAILNENMSRRAVHKALFESAALIAASVIQVYLLRRLFERKLGTSRV; this is encoded by the exons ATGGAGGGGCTGAGCTGGAGAACGGTGTGTTGTTTATCGGTGCTCTGTGCCGTGCTGTTCTTGCGCCCGGCCGAGGGCATCCGCTTCGTGATCGATAGGGAAGAGTGCTTCTCGCATAACGTGGAATACGAGGGGGATACTGTCCATGTATCCTTCGTCGTCATCAAGGCTGACACCCCGTGGCATTACAGCGAGGAGGGCGTCGATCTTGTG GTTAAGGATCCTAATGGCGCTCAAGTCCGTGATTCCCGAGATAAGACTAGTGACAAGTTTGAGTTCATAGTTCAGAAGAGAGGCGTCCATCGCTTCTGCTTCACGAACAAATCCCCATATCACGAAACGATAGACTTCGATGTTCATGTTGGCCATTTTTCATATTTCGAGCAGCATGCCAAAGATG AGCATTTTGCACCACTTTTTGAGCAAATAGGCAAGTTGGATGAGGCACTTTACAATATTCAGTTCGAACAGCACTGGCTAGAGGCCCAGACTGACCGTCAAGCAATAT TGAACGAGAACATGAGCAGGAGGGCAGTCCATAAGGCGCTCTTCGAGTCAGCGGCGCTGATCGCCGCCAGCGTCATCCAAGTCTACCTCCTGCGCCGGCTCTTCGAGCGCAAGCTGGGGACGTCTCGGGTTTAA
- the LOC100281771 gene encoding ACT domain-containing protein ACR4-like, with product MACGSRSRTNEMVDEYEKLVLRMNPPRVTVDNDSDMTATLLKVDSANKYGTLLEVVQVLTDLKLTIKRAYISSDGEWFMDVFHVVDQDGNKLYDCQVIDRIEQSLGAGSLSFRGPPERAVAVEAEAEEAQTTIELVGRDRPGLLSEVFAVLADLRCNVVASEVWTHDGRVAALVHVTDADTLGAIEDPARLDTARRLLRHVLRGSSRDKKAARAAVSARVVEHAPRRLHQMMRADRSARRDGEGEGEGDGERERGGAGMPVVAVEDCAERGYTLVNVRCRDRAKLLFDTVCTLTDMQYVVFHGTVIAEGSEAYQEYYIRHLDDRAASSGEERERLRRGLEAAIQRRYTEGLRLELCCEDRVGLLSDVTRVFREHGLSVTHAEVGTRGARAANVFYVVDASSGEPVQAQAVAAVRAEIGEQLLFVREHQDAAAAAANGTRSTVAGGRRSLGNMIRSRSEKFLYNLGLIRSCS from the exons atggcgtgCGGGTCTCGAAGCCGGACCAACGAGATGGTTGACGAGTACGAGAAGCTGGTTCTCAGAATGAACCCTCCAAG GGTCACCGTGGACAACGACTCCGACATGACTGCCACCTTGCTCAAG GTGGACAGCGCCAACAAGTACGGGACCTTGCTGGAGGTGGTTCAGGTGCTGACCGATCTGAAGCTTACCATCAAGCGGGCCTACATTTCCTCCGACGGCGAGTGGTTCATGGACG TGTTCCATGTCGTGGATCAGGATGGGAATAAACTTTATGATTGCCAAGTCATCGACAGAATTGAACAG TCTCTGGGAGCGGGATCGCTCAGCTTCCGCGGGCCGCCGGAGCGGGCGGTGGCcgtggaggcggaggcggaggaggcgcAGACCACCATCGAGCTGGTGGGGCGGGACCGGCCGGGCCTGCTGTCGGAGGTGTTCGCGGTGCTGGCGGACCTCAGGTGCAACGTCGTGGCGTCGGAGGTGTGGACGCACGACGGCCGCGTGGCAGCGCTGGTGCACGTGACGGACGCCGACACCCTGGGCGCCATCGAGGACCCGGCGCGCCTGGACACGGCGAGGCGCCTGCTCCGCCACGTGCTGCGCGGGAGCAGCCGCGACAAGAAGGCCGCCCGCGCCGCCGTCTCGGCGCGCGTCGTGGAGCACGCGCCGCGCCGGCTGCACCAGATGATGCGGGCGGACCGCAGCGCCCGCCGCGACggtgagggcgagggcgagggcgatGGCGAGCGCGAGCGCGGCGGTGCCGGCATGCCGGTGGTCGCGGTGGAGGACTGCGCCGAGCGCGGGTACACGCTCGTCAACGTGCGGTGCCGCGACCGCGCCAAGCTGCTGTTCGACACGGTGTGCACGCTCACCGACATGCAGTACGTGGTCTTCCACGGCACCGTCATCGCCGAGGGCTCGGAGGCGTACCAG GAGTACTACATCCGGCACCTCGACGACAGAGCCGCCAGCTCCGGCGAGGAGCGCGAGCGCCTGCGCCGCGGCCTCGAAGCCGCCATCCAACGCCGATACACCGAG GGGCTCCGGCTGGAGCTGTGCTGCGAGGACCGCGTGGGGCTGCTGTCCGACGTGACGCGCGTGTTCCGGGAGCACGGGCTGTCGGTGACGCACGCGGAGGTGGGCAcgcgcggggcgcgggcggccaACGTGTTCTACGTGGTGGACGCGTCGTCGGGGGAGCCCGTGCAGGCGCAGGCGGTGGCCGCCGTGCGCGCCGAGATCGGCGAGCAGCTCCTGTTCGTCCGGGAGCACcaggacgccgccgccgccgccgccaacggGACCAGGTCGACCGTGGCCGGCGGGCGGCGCTCGCTCGGGAACATGATCCGGTCCCGCTCCGAGAAGTTCCTCTACAACTTAGGGCTCATCAGGTCGTGCTCGTAG